In one Geoglobus acetivorans genomic region, the following are encoded:
- a CDS encoding type II toxin-antitoxin system VapC family toxin produces the protein MVSPVRVFVDSSVLVEFVKGNSEAGAILKKLKNVDVDTYINDIVFSEFVFHYLSLKSGKSPLTMKGKGVISEYIDEKDPLEFINQFSILQVDEEVVEKSYDLMKDYGLLPNDAIILATCIKHGVDALVTLDGDQPPCILLKQFSVVIHINALRISD, from the coding sequence GTGGTATCTCCAGTAAGGGTTTTCGTAGACTCGTCAGTTCTCGTCGAGTTTGTAAAGGGTAATTCTGAAGCTGGAGCGATTCTCAAAAAGCTCAAGAATGTTGATGTCGATACGTACATAAATGACATCGTTTTCAGCGAGTTCGTATTTCACTATCTGTCTCTTAAATCGGGAAAATCTCCATTGACGATGAAGGGAAAGGGAGTGATTTCGGAGTACATTGATGAGAAGGATCCACTCGAGTTCATAAACCAGTTCAGCATCCTTCAGGTGGATGAAGAAGTGGTGGAAAAGTCCTATGACCTGATGAAAGATTATGGCCTTCTCCCAAACGATGCAATTATACTCGCGACCTGCATAAAGCACGGAGTTGATGCTTTGGTTACGCTGGATGGGGATCAACCTCCCTGTATCCTTCTCAAGCAGTTTTCTGTAGTAATTCACATCAATGCTCTCAGAATTTCTGACTGA
- a CDS encoding nucleotidyltransferase domain-containing protein: protein MKLDDVVQKIRDNEGILKKRFKIKSIGLFGSLAREEEVIHDVDIIVEFSEPVGWEIVDLKEFLEDLLGMRVDILTKKAAMSKPLLWKSIEREIVYV from the coding sequence ATGAAGCTCGATGATGTTGTTCAAAAAATCAGAGATAACGAAGGCATACTGAAAAAGAGGTTCAAAATCAAGAGTATTGGCCTTTTTGGCTCTCTCGCAAGAGAGGAGGAAGTAATCCACGACGTAGATATAATTGTGGAGTTCAGCGAGCCAGTTGGGTGGGAAATTGTGGATCTGAAGGAGTTCCTTGAAGATCTGCTTGGGATGAGAGTTGACATCCTCACAAAGAAAGCAGCCATGAGCAAACCTCTGCTCTGGAAGTCAATTGAAAGGGAGATTGTGTATGTCTAA
- a CDS encoding type II toxin-antitoxin system HicB family antitoxin has protein sequence MTTLTALVWKEGDQYVSKCPELEVASCGDTIEEALENLKEAVELYIENAKELGILDDELEAVFSKKFVTTFEVTI, from the coding sequence GTGACAACGCTGACAGCTCTCGTGTGGAAGGAAGGAGATCAGTACGTTTCAAAATGCCCCGAGCTTGAGGTTGCGAGCTGTGGTGATACAATAGAGGAGGCTCTTGAGAACCTCAAGGAGGCCGTGGAGCTTTACATCGAGAACGCAAAAGAGCTCGGCATACTTGATGATGAGCTTGAGGCTGTTTTCAGTAAAAAGTTTGTGACAACATTTGAGGTTACTATCTGA
- a CDS encoding type II toxin-antitoxin system HicA family toxin, producing MAKLPAVSYSDVIKALSKAGFIYAPKRGKGSHIAMYRVDDEGKARLVIIPRKKNIPKGTLLSILKQAGLSKEEFLELLR from the coding sequence ATGGCTAAACTGCCAGCAGTGTCTTACAGCGATGTCATAAAGGCTCTATCAAAAGCCGGATTCATTTATGCACCAAAAAGAGGCAAGGGTAGCCACATTGCCATGTACAGAGTGGATGATGAAGGAAAAGCAAGATTGGTGATAATTCCGAGGAAAAAGAACATCCCAAAAGGTACGCTCCTGTCAATTTTAAAACAGGCAGGATTGAGCAAGGAGGAATTTCTGGAGCTTCTCAGATAG
- a CDS encoding type II toxin-antitoxin system RelE family toxin: protein MKIYLDRDAAKQVKKLKEDERSRILRRIKALEVDPFLGKKLKGRENTYSLRVGKFRAIYEIHADRDEIWVLKIDLRSRVYDRI, encoded by the coding sequence ATGAAGATTTACCTTGATAGAGATGCAGCAAAACAGGTAAAGAAACTTAAAGAGGATGAAAGATCAAGAATCTTAAGACGAATCAAAGCCCTTGAAGTTGATCCATTTCTCGGAAAGAAACTTAAGGGGCGAGAAAACACATACTCCCTGAGAGTTGGCAAATTCAGGGCTATATACGAAATCCATGCGGATCGGGATGAAATCTGGGTTTTAAAAATTGATTTAAGAAGTAGAGTTTACGACAGAATTTGA
- a CDS encoding DUF134 domain-containing protein, with product MPRRKRKRFVEFSFLEKGGEVAVYPDEAEAVRLVDVMGFSQKKAAELMGVSQPTISRLLESARKKLGIAMLESRKIRIVFDDCFIEVKRCGKCFKPVEKCRCENGC from the coding sequence ATGCCCAGAAGGAAAAGAAAGAGATTCGTCGAGTTCAGCTTTCTCGAAAAAGGAGGAGAAGTGGCAGTTTATCCAGATGAAGCCGAAGCTGTCAGACTCGTTGACGTTATGGGATTCAGCCAGAAAAAGGCAGCCGAGCTTATGGGGGTTTCCCAGCCAACGATAAGCAGGTTGCTCGAATCCGCCAGAAAAAAGCTGGGCATTGCGATGCTCGAATCCCGAAAGATAAGAATTGTGTTTGATGACTGTTTTATCGAGGTTAAAAGGTGTGGGAAGTGCTTTAAACCGGTTGAGAAATGCAGGTGTGAAAATGGCTGTTAA
- a CDS encoding ribonuclease P protein component 4, translated as MAVKRKKGLERKIARERIGYLLDLADRVKLEDYDLSRRYVELATRIARKYRIRLRKKKLRFCKKCLYPYRSDRVRVRTSKGVVRITCLNCGNVRRFRIK; from the coding sequence ATGGCTGTTAAAAGAAAAAAAGGTCTTGAAAGGAAGATAGCCAGAGAGAGGATAGGTTACCTGCTTGATCTTGCCGACAGGGTAAAGCTCGAGGACTACGATCTCTCCAGGAGGTATGTTGAGCTTGCAACTAGGATTGCGAGAAAGTACAGAATCAGGCTGAGAAAAAAGAAGCTCAGATTCTGCAAAAAGTGCCTGTATCCATACAGAAGCGACAGGGTCAGGGTGAGGACAAGCAAGGGCGTCGTCAGGATAACGTGCCTGAACTGCGGAAATGTCAGGAGGTTCAGAATAAAATAA
- a CDS encoding Lrp/AsnC family transcriptional regulator — MDRELLMKAQYEMPVSETPFADMADSLGKPADYVVETLKEYLKNGIVKKIGPQLNYKAFRGISHAALVGAEVKDVEKAVRIINAEKKVKHNFLREHETYNIWFTIKAPTKEELFEKARELMERCGVENYVVLPSVRVYKMDVKYDLFRGVSFSTRVEERADVPGVEELGIDGEMLRDMERNFSVEERPFRKFAERYGYSEAELADLISELIEKRVVRDFYAVLNGYNAGFRENGMNLIKTGEPEKVAKKLLKDIPEITHLVQREVPEKWNYPVYFMIHAVNREIIEQIADRARRVEGVEKLEILYSLKSFKD, encoded by the coding sequence TTGGACAGAGAGCTTCTGATGAAGGCCCAGTACGAAATGCCCGTAAGTGAAACTCCGTTTGCTGATATGGCTGACAGCCTTGGTAAGCCTGCAGATTATGTGGTCGAAACTCTGAAAGAATACCTGAAAAATGGCATCGTGAAAAAAATCGGTCCCCAGCTCAACTACAAAGCCTTCAGGGGTATAAGCCATGCCGCCCTTGTGGGTGCGGAGGTTAAAGATGTGGAGAAAGCAGTCAGAATAATAAACGCTGAAAAGAAGGTGAAGCATAACTTTCTCAGAGAGCATGAGACTTACAACATCTGGTTCACGATTAAGGCTCCCACGAAAGAGGAGCTTTTTGAGAAGGCGAGAGAGTTGATGGAGAGATGCGGGGTTGAAAATTACGTAGTCCTGCCGAGTGTCCGGGTTTACAAGATGGATGTCAAGTATGACCTGTTCAGAGGGGTTTCATTCAGCACGAGAGTGGAGGAAAGGGCAGATGTGCCGGGGGTCGAGGAGCTTGGCATTGATGGAGAAATGCTCAGAGACATGGAGCGAAACTTCAGCGTAGAGGAAAGACCATTCAGGAAGTTTGCCGAAAGGTACGGATATTCAGAGGCTGAGCTTGCTGATCTGATTTCAGAGCTCATCGAGAAAAGGGTTGTGAGGGATTTCTATGCGGTGCTGAACGGTTACAATGCGGGTTTCAGGGAGAACGGTATGAACCTGATAAAGACAGGCGAGCCGGAGAAAGTTGCGAAGAAGCTCCTGAAAGATATTCCCGAAATAACTCACCTGGTCCAGAGGGAGGTACCGGAGAAATGGAATTATCCGGTGTACTTTATGATTCATGCTGTGAACAGAGAAATTATAGAGCAGATAGCAGACAGGGCAAGAAGAGTTGAAGGCGTTGAAAAGCTTGAGATTCTGTACAGTCTGAAGAGCTTCAAGGACTGA
- a CDS encoding precorrin-2 dehydrogenase/sirohydrochlorin ferrochelatase family protein has translation MSLRIPLYIEFKGKNVLVIGGGGVGTSRVRKFLNAGANVRVLSLDFSDELRRIEGIELVMGDARDADVLEKNIMWCDLVTVAIPDIGINDTVIELARKHKALVNLANDADKTEVVVPFDGEVDGIRFAVTTEGKSGVVARAVRDKFLKLLQEDEEVLNLLKAMDFLKKYMKENNVPVNVRMKMYFAVSSDEHFRKLVRDGRVEEAKDFAVKFIEEYMEGRREIDESVVRIKF, from the coding sequence GTGAGTTTGAGAATACCTCTTTACATTGAGTTTAAGGGTAAAAATGTCCTGGTCATCGGTGGGGGTGGAGTCGGGACAAGCAGGGTCAGGAAGTTTCTGAACGCCGGAGCAAACGTGAGAGTTTTAAGCCTCGACTTCAGTGATGAGCTTAGGAGGATTGAGGGGATTGAGCTTGTTATGGGGGATGCGAGGGACGCAGATGTTCTTGAGAAAAACATCATGTGGTGCGATCTGGTAACCGTCGCAATTCCCGACATTGGAATAAACGACACGGTCATTGAGCTTGCGAGAAAGCACAAAGCCCTTGTCAATCTCGCAAATGATGCTGATAAAACAGAGGTGGTTGTTCCTTTTGACGGAGAAGTTGATGGTATCAGATTTGCGGTTACGACCGAGGGTAAGAGCGGAGTGGTTGCCAGGGCTGTGAGAGACAAATTTTTGAAACTGCTTCAGGAAGATGAAGAGGTTCTGAATCTGCTGAAGGCGATGGATTTCCTCAAGAAATACATGAAGGAGAATAATGTCCCTGTAAACGTGAGAATGAAGATGTACTTTGCTGTAAGCAGTGATGAACATTTCAGAAAACTCGTCAGGGATGGAAGGGTCGAGGAGGCAAAGGACTTTGCGGTGAAGTTCATTGAGGAATATATGGAAGGCAGAAGGGAAATCGACGAAAGTGTCGTCAGGATAAAATTCTGA
- a CDS encoding 2-amino-3,7-dideoxy-D-threo-hept-6-ulosonate synthase yields MEIGKRIRIERIMSRDSGNTVIVPLDHGVSMGPIEGIVDLRKTINEVAEGGANAVVVHKGIVAEGHRGYGKDVGLILHLSASTMLSPDPDEKVLVATVEEAIKLGADAVSVHINIGSNTEAEQLMKLGRISRDCREWGVPLLAMMYPRGNGINQFDEKTVSLAVRVGAELGADIIKTNFTGSVESFRKVVEGSPVPVVVAGGPKMNSTEEILKMIDMAMDAGARGVAIGRNVFQAENPRRMTEAISIIVHENMGWREAIKHLQG; encoded by the coding sequence ATGGAGATTGGGAAACGGATCAGGATTGAGAGAATAATGAGCAGGGACAGCGGAAATACAGTGATAGTCCCTCTGGATCATGGTGTGAGCATGGGACCAATTGAGGGCATTGTTGATCTCCGGAAAACGATAAACGAGGTGGCGGAGGGCGGGGCAAATGCTGTTGTTGTTCATAAGGGCATTGTGGCTGAGGGCCACCGGGGGTACGGCAAGGATGTTGGTCTGATACTTCACCTTTCTGCATCAACCATGCTTTCCCCGGACCCTGACGAAAAGGTGCTTGTGGCGACCGTAGAGGAGGCGATAAAGCTTGGAGCGGATGCGGTGAGCGTTCACATCAACATCGGGAGCAACACCGAGGCGGAACAGCTCATGAAGCTTGGCAGAATAAGCAGGGACTGCAGGGAGTGGGGTGTGCCGCTGCTTGCGATGATGTACCCGCGAGGTAACGGAATAAACCAGTTTGACGAAAAGACCGTGTCTCTCGCAGTCAGAGTTGGGGCCGAACTTGGTGCCGACATAATCAAAACGAATTTTACGGGCAGTGTGGAATCATTCAGGAAGGTGGTTGAAGGCAGTCCAGTGCCTGTAGTGGTTGCAGGAGGTCCAAAAATGAATTCGACTGAGGAGATACTGAAGATGATAGATATGGCGATGGATGCCGGGGCAAGAGGTGTGGCAATAGGCAGGAATGTGTTTCAGGCGGAAAACCCAAGGAGGATGACTGAAGCCATCTCAATAATCGTTCATGAAAATATGGGCTGGAGAGAAGCGATAAAACATCTGCAAGGTTAA
- the gatE gene encoding Glu-tRNA(Gln) amidotransferase subunit GatE codes for MPAMNYADIGLRVGIEIHQQLDTRHKLFCNCPTVLREVEESNFEFIRFLRSKRSELGDVDRAAREEVMRRKKFIYKFYDTTCLVEADEEPPREINREAIKIGIQIARMLNMELVDELHVMRKIVIDGSNTTGFQRTALLAFGGHVDVDGKRIGIATLCIEEEAARKVEERGSETVYSLDRLGIPLVEIGTEPDIDSPELARKAAWKLGMILRSTGKVKRGLGTIRQDVNISIRDGARVEIKGVQNLDILDKIVEYEVERQLNLLKIRDELRERGAKVFDEIYDVKDVFADTKSKILRRAKSIMAIRLSGFAGLVGMEIQPGRRLGTEFADIAKTFGLGGIFHTDELPAYGISEEEVARLRETVGAEDSDAVIIASGERENVRSALERIIERARYCLVGVPEETRRANEDGTTSYMRPLPGSARMYPETDVPPVLIDEELRSVEIPELIEERAGRFVRDYALPEDLAVIMAEPSNAKIFEEFAGQMEPTVVARVLHILPSQLRRDGYDVERLDEDDFRLTLSMIRDGKIAKEGAEEVLRLLTQEKLGEDEILARLSPAEDLDGFIARLVEEKKDFIAERGEHAFKPLMGLVMKEFRGKVDGKVIAEKLRNAIKQALDSS; via the coding sequence ATGCCAGCAATGAATTACGCTGATATTGGTCTCAGGGTTGGGATTGAAATTCACCAGCAGCTTGACACGAGGCACAAACTCTTCTGCAACTGTCCAACCGTGCTGAGAGAGGTGGAGGAATCGAATTTTGAGTTCATCAGATTTTTGAGGTCAAAACGGAGCGAGCTTGGAGATGTGGACAGAGCAGCGAGAGAGGAAGTGATGAGGAGAAAGAAATTCATCTACAAGTTTTACGATACAACATGTCTTGTTGAGGCGGATGAAGAGCCACCGAGAGAAATAAACAGAGAAGCGATAAAAATTGGGATTCAGATTGCAAGGATGCTGAACATGGAGCTTGTTGATGAACTGCATGTCATGAGGAAGATCGTGATCGACGGCAGCAACACGACGGGGTTCCAGCGCACAGCCCTTCTCGCTTTCGGCGGTCACGTTGACGTTGACGGTAAGAGAATAGGCATAGCAACACTCTGCATTGAGGAAGAGGCTGCCAGAAAGGTGGAGGAGAGGGGCAGTGAAACCGTGTACTCTCTGGACAGACTCGGCATACCTCTTGTCGAGATCGGGACTGAGCCAGACATCGACAGTCCTGAACTCGCCAGGAAAGCTGCATGGAAGCTGGGAATGATTCTGAGAAGCACGGGGAAGGTTAAAAGAGGTCTCGGCACGATAAGACAGGATGTGAACATTTCAATCAGGGATGGTGCGAGGGTTGAGATCAAGGGCGTTCAGAATCTGGACATTCTTGACAAAATCGTTGAGTATGAGGTGGAGAGACAGCTGAACCTTCTGAAAATAAGAGATGAGCTCAGGGAAAGGGGTGCGAAGGTTTTTGATGAGATATATGACGTTAAAGATGTTTTTGCAGACACGAAATCCAAGATTTTGAGGAGAGCGAAGTCAATAATGGCAATAAGGCTTTCAGGATTTGCTGGACTTGTTGGTATGGAAATACAGCCCGGAAGAAGGCTCGGCACTGAATTTGCAGACATTGCAAAAACCTTTGGCCTTGGAGGCATATTCCACACTGATGAACTTCCTGCCTATGGTATAAGCGAGGAGGAGGTTGCGAGGCTGAGGGAGACGGTTGGAGCCGAGGATAGCGATGCAGTAATCATCGCTTCGGGTGAGAGGGAGAATGTCAGGAGCGCTCTCGAAAGAATCATCGAACGGGCAAGGTACTGTCTTGTGGGTGTCCCCGAGGAAACAAGAAGAGCAAACGAGGATGGCACCACGTCGTACATGCGGCCTCTCCCGGGATCAGCGAGAATGTATCCTGAAACGGATGTGCCGCCAGTTTTAATCGATGAAGAACTGAGGTCAGTGGAGATTCCCGAACTCATAGAAGAAAGGGCTGGGAGGTTTGTCCGGGATTACGCTCTGCCGGAAGACCTTGCGGTTATCATGGCGGAACCATCAAATGCGAAAATCTTCGAGGAATTTGCGGGGCAGATGGAGCCAACCGTTGTTGCGAGGGTTCTGCACATCCTGCCGTCTCAGCTCAGGAGAGATGGTTACGATGTTGAAAGGCTGGACGAGGATGATTTCAGACTCACACTTTCCATGATCAGGGACGGGAAGATTGCGAAGGAGGGAGCAGAGGAGGTGCTCAGGCTCCTCACCCAGGAAAAGCTTGGAGAGGATGAGATACTTGCGAGACTGTCTCCTGCCGAAGATCTGGACGGATTCATTGCAAGGCTTGTGGAAGAAAAAAAGGATTTCATAGCGGAGAGGGGCGAACATGCGTTCAAACCGCTTATGGGGCTTGTGATGAAGGAATTCAGAGGTAAGGTTGATGGAAAGGTCATTGCAGAGAAACTCAGGAATGCAATAAAACAGGCACTGGATAGCTCATAG
- a CDS encoding alpha/beta hydrolase, with protein sequence MEIIHAGIRASYREAGNDAVLLCPPHPLMGGNRFDIRLERVSNALNEIGISTLSFDYKQPFRMGTGEIEDAKIMLDYLKERHNSVSVFGYSFGSVVASNIAEETKALILVSPLKKINSISLRDSPVPKLIVYAVRDEFVPYSESRKIIEMMSGPKRIVELDTDHFYTGTMDQLVNSVVEFMKSV encoded by the coding sequence ATGGAAATCATCCACGCTGGAATAAGGGCAAGCTACAGAGAAGCGGGAAATGATGCTGTGCTTCTCTGCCCTCCACATCCTTTAATGGGGGGCAACAGATTCGACATCCGTCTTGAAAGGGTCTCAAATGCCCTGAATGAGATTGGTATTTCCACGCTTTCATTTGACTATAAACAGCCATTCAGAATGGGCACAGGAGAGATAGAGGATGCAAAAATCATGCTTGATTATCTGAAGGAGAGACACAACAGCGTTTCGGTCTTCGGCTACTCTTTCGGATCCGTAGTTGCGAGCAACATTGCTGAGGAAACAAAAGCCCTGATACTGGTCTCACCTCTGAAAAAAATCAACAGCATATCACTCAGGGACAGCCCGGTCCCAAAGCTCATTGTTTATGCCGTAAGAGATGAATTTGTACCCTACAGTGAAAGCAGGAAGATAATCGAAATGATGAGCGGGCCAAAAAGGATTGTTGAGCTTGACACGGACCATTTTTACACGGGAACGATGGATCAGCTCGTGAACTCTGTCGTGGAGTTCATGAAAAGCGTCTGA
- a CDS encoding OB-fold nucleic acid binding domain-containing protein, protein MGMNVEERLREIKEHFGELIDDDTARLLAEYSLGKFVPDTRKGRVKGPVKDKRIYRDRGYCRLVVETEDGDVNVYFWDEAYEVALNDIFPGMDVEVEASRGESGYHVRSAELVRVEVDESRIKTVSEIENGTVNVRGRIAGIEGIRKTRDGKKLASFVITDGKEFTPLILWDDKVEFAEILSPGDEVIIFNAYVNEFRGKKNIHAGRNSYIDVRRFS, encoded by the coding sequence ATGGGTATGAATGTCGAGGAAAGGCTGAGGGAAATTAAGGAGCATTTCGGAGAGCTTATCGATGACGATACTGCGAGACTGCTTGCAGAATACAGCCTCGGAAAGTTCGTACCGGACACCCGCAAGGGCAGAGTAAAGGGCCCCGTCAAGGATAAGAGAATTTACAGGGATAGGGGATACTGCAGACTTGTGGTGGAGACCGAGGATGGCGATGTGAACGTGTACTTCTGGGACGAGGCCTATGAGGTCGCACTGAATGACATCTTTCCGGGAATGGATGTGGAGGTTGAGGCGTCAAGGGGCGAGAGCGGGTACCACGTCAGGAGTGCTGAGCTTGTCAGGGTGGAGGTTGACGAGAGCCGGATAAAGACCGTGTCCGAAATAGAGAATGGCACCGTGAATGTGAGGGGACGTATTGCAGGAATAGAAGGGATAAGGAAGACAAGAGATGGAAAGAAGCTCGCCTCGTTCGTGATAACGGATGGTAAAGAGTTTACGCCTCTCATTCTGTGGGATGACAAGGTGGAGTTTGCGGAGATTCTATCACCGGGTGATGAGGTGATCATCTTCAATGCTTATGTGAATGAATTCAGGGGAAAAAAGAACATTCATGCTGGCAGGAATTCGTACATTGACGTCAGACGCTTTTCATGA
- a CDS encoding DEAD/DEAH box helicase — MNSRLKEVLEKLGIRELNELQRMSYSEITGGKSCLIIAPTGSGKTEAAVIPLIEKIYEENLPGIALLYITPLRALNRDMLRRIEQIAKELGISIAVRHGDTGEGERRRQSLKPPQILITTPETFQLLFLGKNLRKALKNVKFVVLDEVHEFADSERGVQLSVALERLREYSNFQTVALSATVGDRETIAKYFGCEDVIEFYGQKRYEFSVVKAEAGENGAEELLERDAGFSAELMKIKEISESHRSTLIFVNTRQTAEALALHLKKVMDVEVHHGSLSKDVRIENERKFMEGEVKALICTSSLELGIDIGHVDCVIQYNSPREVKRLIQRVGRAGHRLERVSKGYIIASSFDDLLESIVIVRRAEERKVEKTDVHENSLDTLANQISAIALEYGRIEDVKLYQIITRAYPFRNLDYEFFTQFLDFLAGMGLVFYGDGVVRARRRTRRYFYDNISMIPDERHYPVKEITTGKIIGVLDESFLQTFSGELFAMRGEVWRVISVDEFVRVLPAGVDAEVPSWTGEEIPVPYEVAQDVGRVRRIIGDLLVGEGEERAVRYLMENYRINEDGARYVVGIIKEHVEKGFRLPTDTRLVIECSDDAAILNACFGHKVNEGLGRVLALLISNRKGRNVGVEIDPYRIRLIPATCEDVLNALESLRNLNRDELVKLLELSLADTRLFHWKIINVARKTGYLSKDVEVNRVNVKKLVQRLYETPIFREAMREILVEKIDFEKIYEILANFDDFEVVTYHTITPVGSASSKQSFDVLFTSRPIRAVIETFRKRIENEDCHFHCLNCGYTITLKVRMIDSLQCPRCKSRMVAVVNGRRDLSKIDRGELYRIANLVMVHGMKAVYAMNTYGIGVETATRVLLNFYPDEESFLKALLEAEKNYIKSRAFWD, encoded by the coding sequence ATGAACAGCAGGCTGAAAGAGGTACTTGAAAAGCTCGGTATCAGGGAACTGAACGAACTGCAGAGGATGTCTTATTCTGAAATAACTGGGGGTAAAAGCTGTCTGATTATTGCACCAACCGGTAGTGGAAAGACTGAAGCTGCTGTTATACCCCTTATTGAGAAAATATATGAGGAAAATCTTCCGGGCATAGCCCTGCTTTACATTACTCCTCTCAGAGCTCTGAACAGGGACATGCTCAGGAGGATTGAACAGATTGCAAAGGAGCTTGGAATAAGCATAGCCGTAAGGCATGGTGATACTGGAGAGGGGGAGAGGCGAAGACAGTCTCTTAAGCCGCCCCAGATTCTCATAACGACGCCGGAGACGTTCCAGCTACTGTTTCTCGGAAAAAATCTGAGAAAAGCCCTGAAAAACGTAAAATTCGTCGTTCTTGATGAGGTTCATGAGTTTGCTGACAGCGAGAGGGGAGTCCAGCTCTCGGTAGCACTCGAAAGGCTGCGGGAATACTCAAATTTTCAGACTGTTGCTCTTTCAGCCACGGTTGGTGACAGGGAAACGATTGCGAAATACTTCGGCTGTGAGGATGTGATTGAATTCTACGGGCAGAAGCGCTATGAGTTCAGCGTTGTGAAGGCTGAAGCCGGTGAAAATGGGGCTGAAGAGCTGCTGGAAAGAGATGCCGGATTCTCCGCAGAACTGATGAAAATAAAAGAGATTTCGGAAAGTCATCGCTCCACACTTATTTTCGTTAACACCAGGCAGACCGCTGAGGCTCTCGCTCTACACCTTAAGAAGGTTATGGATGTAGAGGTGCATCACGGTTCGCTTTCAAAGGACGTGAGGATCGAGAACGAGAGGAAGTTCATGGAGGGTGAGGTTAAGGCACTGATATGCACTTCATCTCTTGAGCTTGGAATCGATATTGGACATGTGGACTGTGTTATTCAGTACAACAGCCCGAGGGAAGTTAAGAGGCTCATTCAGAGGGTGGGAAGAGCGGGACACAGGCTTGAAAGGGTTTCGAAGGGATACATTATTGCCAGCAGCTTTGACGACCTCCTCGAGTCCATTGTGATTGTGAGAAGGGCGGAGGAGAGGAAGGTCGAAAAAACGGATGTGCATGAGAACAGTCTCGACACCCTTGCGAATCAGATTTCCGCCATTGCTCTGGAGTATGGGAGAATTGAAGATGTAAAGCTGTATCAGATCATTACAAGGGCATATCCATTCAGAAATCTCGACTATGAGTTTTTCACCCAGTTCCTGGATTTTCTGGCTGGAATGGGACTTGTGTTTTATGGTGACGGCGTGGTGAGAGCAAGGAGGAGAACGAGGAGGTATTTTTACGACAACATATCCATGATTCCTGATGAGCGGCACTATCCCGTAAAGGAGATCACAACCGGGAAAATCATAGGAGTCCTTGATGAGTCTTTCCTCCAGACATTTTCGGGTGAGCTTTTTGCAATGAGGGGCGAGGTGTGGAGAGTAATATCCGTTGACGAGTTTGTCAGGGTTTTGCCAGCGGGTGTTGATGCGGAAGTACCCTCGTGGACGGGAGAGGAAATACCTGTTCCCTATGAGGTTGCCCAGGATGTTGGGCGGGTCAGGAGAATCATTGGGGATCTGCTGGTGGGGGAGGGAGAGGAGAGGGCTGTGAGATACCTGATGGAAAACTACAGGATAAATGAGGATGGTGCGAGATACGTTGTGGGAATTATAAAAGAACACGTTGAAAAGGGCTTCAGACTGCCGACAGATACCCGGCTCGTAATTGAGTGCAGTGATGATGCCGCAATCCTTAACGCCTGTTTTGGTCACAAGGTGAATGAGGGGCTTGGAAGAGTCCTTGCCCTGCTGATTTCAAACAGGAAGGGCAGAAACGTTGGAGTGGAGATAGACCCCTACAGAATAAGGCTCATCCCTGCCACGTGTGAGGACGTTCTGAACGCTCTCGAGTCTCTGCGCAATCTGAACAGGGATGAACTGGTGAAACTTCTCGAGCTTTCCCTTGCAGACACCAGACTGTTTCACTGGAAGATCATAAATGTGGCGAGAAAAACAGGCTATCTCAGCAAGGATGTGGAGGTGAACAGAGTCAACGTTAAAAAGCTGGTTCAGAGGCTCTATGAGACGCCTATATTCAGGGAGGCGATGAGAGAAATTCTCGTCGAGAAAATCGACTTCGAAAAGATTTATGAGATTCTTGCGAATTTTGATGATTTTGAGGTTGTAACATATCACACAATCACTCCTGTTGGCAGTGCATCATCAAAACAGAGTTTCGACGTTCTCTTCACGTCCAGACCAATACGTGCCGTCATTGAAACTTTCAGGAAAAGGATAGAGAATGAGGACTGCCACTTTCACTGCCTGAATTGTGGTTATACGATAACACTGAAGGTCAGGATGATCGACTCCCTGCAGTGTCCCAGATGCAAATCGAGAATGGTTGCGGTTGTGAACGGAAGAAGGGACCTGAGCAAAATTGACAGGGGTGAGCTTTACAGAATAGCGAATCTTGTAATGGTGCACGGCATGAAGGCCGTTTACGCCATGAACACGTATGGTATTGGGGTTGAGACTGCAACCAGAGTTTTGCTCAATTTTTATCCCGATGAGGAAAGCTTTCTTAAGGCTCTGCTTGAGGCGGAAAAGAATTACATAAAATCAAGGGCATTCTGGGACTGA